One segment of Salvelinus alpinus chromosome 1, SLU_Salpinus.1, whole genome shotgun sequence DNA contains the following:
- the LOC139578440 gene encoding protein Wnt-9b-like — protein MCSRLPRTACLLRLIELCILLSHTAAYFGLTGREPLVFLPAPFSNEPPTGKAHLKQCEQMTLARRQKRLCRREPGLAETLRESVRLSLLECRYQFRNERWNCSLDGRGSLLKRGFKETAFLLAVSSAALSHALAKACSSGRMERCTCDDSPGIQHREAWQWGVCGDNLKYSTKFLKKFLGQKRVSKDLRAQIDSHNINVGIRAVKSGLKTTCKCHGVSGSCAVRTCWKQLSPFHDTGRLLKFRYDTAMRVLSVTNAATGETELAGPRRHGQSHRSTDLVFLEDSPSFCRPSRYSPGTAGRSCAKDTSCQSLCCGRGYNTAMHLTTLSCHCQVRWCCHVECQTCVREEEVYTCKNT, from the exons ATGTGCTCTAGGCTCCCAAGGACCGCCTGCCTACTGCGACTCATTGAGCTCTGCATCCTCCTCTCGCACACTGCAGCATATTTTGG GCTGACAGGCCGAGAGCCCTTGGTCTTTTTGCCTGCCCCGTTCTCCAATGAACCCCCAACGGGAAAAGCTCACCTAAAACAATGCGAGCAGATGACCCTGGCCCGTAGGCAGAAACGACTGTGTCGCCGCGAGCCGGGTTTGGCCGAGACGCTGCGTGAATCAGTGCGCCTCAGCCTCTTGGAGTGTCGCTATCAATTCCGGAACGAGCGCTGGAACTGTAGCTTGGACGGCCGCGGGAGTCTTCTGAAAAGAG GTTTCAAGGAGACTGCCTTTCTTCTTGCGGTGTCTTCAGCGGCATTGTCCCACGCACTAGCAAAAGCTTGCAGCTCGGGCCGAATGGAGAGGTGCACGTGCGATGACTCCCCAGGAATACAGCATCGCGAGGCATGGCAGTGGGGGGTCTGCGGTGACAACTTGAAATACAGCACCAAATTTCTCAAGAAGTTCTTGGGCCAGAAGAGGGTCAGCAAAGACCTGAGGGCGCAGATCGACTCCCACAACATTAACGTTGGAATccgg GCAGTGAAGAGTGGCCTGAAGACTACCTGTAAGTGTCACGGCGTCTCTGGTTCCTGTGCCGTGCGGACCTGCTGGAAGCAGCTGTCCCCGTTCCATGACACCGGGCGGCTGCTCAAGTTCCGCTATGACACGGCCATGCGTGTGCTGAGTGTCACCAACGCGGCCACCGGGGAGACAGAGCTGGCGGGGCCGCGTCGCCACGGCCAGAGCCACCGCTCCACTGACCTGGTGTTCCTGGAGGACTCCCCTAGCTTCTGCAGGCCGTCACGCTACTCTCCCGGCACGGCCGGACGCTCCTGTGCCAAGGACACCAGCTGCCAGAGCCTTTGCTGCGGGCGCGGCTACAACACGGCCATGCACCTCACCACCCTCTCCTGCCACTGCCAGGTGCGCTGGTGCTGCCATGTAGAGTGTCAAACCTGTGTCAGGGAGGAGGAAGTGTACACCTGTAAAAATACctga